Proteins from one Mucilaginibacter jinjuensis genomic window:
- a CDS encoding secondary thiamine-phosphate synthase enzyme YjbQ: MYQQAIQLRARPRGFHLITDEVLQALPQLRELKTGMCQVFIQHTSASLTINENADPTVRADFEMYFNKAVPENDPDYLHDYEGSDDMPAHLKAAMLGSSVMIPVRNGRLALGTWQGIYLCEHRNHGGNRSVVVTAWGTV, encoded by the coding sequence ATGTATCAGCAAGCCATACAACTCCGTGCCCGGCCAAGGGGCTTTCATTTAATTACCGATGAGGTTTTGCAAGCCTTGCCACAACTGCGCGAATTAAAAACGGGGATGTGCCAGGTGTTTATTCAGCATACTTCGGCTTCGCTTACCATTAATGAGAATGCCGACCCAACCGTTCGTGCTGATTTTGAAATGTATTTTAATAAGGCTGTACCCGAGAATGATCCCGATTATCTGCACGATTATGAAGGATCAGACGATATGCCTGCGCATTTAAAAGCTGCTATGCTGGGTAGTTCGGTAATGATCCCCGTACGTAATGGCCGACTGGCTTTGGGCACCTGGCAGGGAATTTATTTATGCGAACACCGTAACCATGGCGGCAATCGCAGTGTGGTAGTAACCGCCTGGGGAACGGTTTGA